One segment of Sphingomonas telluris DNA contains the following:
- a CDS encoding helix-turn-helix transcriptional regulator produces MNDRLANRLKDRRTELGLTQGQLADLCLVSRKTINTVENGVFVPSTLLALKLAEALSVPVEQLFWIER; encoded by the coding sequence ATGAATGATCGCCTAGCTAACCGGCTGAAGGATCGAAGGACCGAGCTTGGGCTGACCCAGGGTCAGCTGGCGGATCTTTGCCTGGTGTCGCGCAAGACCATCAACACGGTCGAGAACGGCGTCTTCGTCCCCTCGACCCTGCTCGCATTGAAGCTGGCGGAAGCGCTCAGCGTGCCTGTCGAACAGTTGTTCTGGATCGAGCGCTGA
- a CDS encoding YbgC/FadM family acyl-CoA thioesterase produces MDLGTPYRGGFVGREHHFALTVYFEDTDTAGVVYYANYLRFMERARSDMLRVVGIDQREVMNGGGGAYYVADVNIRYLRPARLGDDLQVISTVEAVRGVSVVIHQRVMRGEEQLTDARVTAAFLDDYGRPQRQPKEWVERFKAIATGV; encoded by the coding sequence ATGGACCTCGGCACTCCCTATCGCGGCGGCTTCGTCGGGCGCGAGCACCACTTTGCGCTGACGGTCTACTTCGAGGATACCGACACCGCCGGGGTCGTCTATTACGCCAATTATCTGCGCTTCATGGAGCGCGCCCGTTCCGACATGCTGCGGGTGGTCGGCATCGACCAGCGCGAGGTGATGAACGGCGGGGGCGGCGCTTATTATGTGGCCGACGTGAACATCCGCTATCTGCGGCCCGCGCGGCTCGGCGACGACCTGCAGGTGATCAGCACCGTCGAGGCGGTTCGCGGCGTTTCGGTCGTAATTCATCAGCGAGTCATGCGAGGCGAAGAACAACTCACCGATGCGAGGGTGACCGCGGCATTCCTTGACGATTACGGACGGCCTCAACGCCAGCCGAAGGAATGGGTCGAGCGTTTCAAGGCAATAGCGACCGGAGTGTAA
- the tolB gene encoding Tol-Pal system beta propeller repeat protein TolB, producing MRFFSARSMIAASAFMLAAAAQAQSPQLVVAVPSLPTPKNVKTDGGETGVLGIQIAQQIASDLRASGNIVAINPDELRVYTPTEAGAPIYQNWMSAGAGALVQGYVQARDDGRITVACYLYDLKQRREMARKGFAVAAEDWRRAAHRCADAFHKSITGLPGHFDSRIVYVAETGSRTSPVKRLAIINWDGTNHNYLTQGEVTVLSPRLSPDGQRITYISFKDGTPHIRIMDLDGGNDRPLLQQGAMSFAPAFSPDGGRIAFSLAADGNTDIYVVNSNGGRPQRLTTTPGIDTAPSFSPDGKQIVFESDRGGAQQLYIMDADGSGQRRLSFGSGGYGSPTWSPRGDLIAFSKWTGSALRIGVMNVNGSGEKLVTDGWQDEGPSWAPDGEFLVFERSQQGSGTAGVYTVDLVGSPPTHLAIPQPGSDPDWSGASE from the coding sequence ATGCGTTTCTTTTCCGCCAGATCGATGATTGCAGCGTCGGCCTTCATGCTGGCTGCGGCGGCACAAGCGCAGTCGCCGCAGCTCGTGGTCGCCGTACCGTCGCTGCCGACGCCGAAGAATGTAAAGACCGACGGCGGCGAAACTGGCGTCCTCGGCATCCAGATCGCACAGCAGATTGCGTCCGACCTGCGCGCAAGCGGCAACATCGTCGCGATCAATCCGGACGAGCTTCGCGTCTACACGCCGACCGAAGCGGGTGCTCCGATCTATCAGAACTGGATGAGCGCCGGCGCAGGCGCGCTGGTCCAGGGCTACGTCCAGGCCCGCGACGACGGCCGCATCACGGTCGCCTGTTACCTCTACGACCTGAAGCAGCGCCGCGAGATGGCGCGCAAGGGCTTCGCGGTCGCAGCCGAAGACTGGCGCCGCGCCGCCCATCGCTGCGCCGATGCCTTCCACAAGAGCATCACCGGCCTGCCGGGCCATTTCGACAGCCGCATTGTCTATGTCGCGGAGACTGGCAGCCGGACCTCCCCGGTGAAGCGGCTGGCGATCATCAACTGGGACGGAACGAACCATAATTACCTGACCCAAGGCGAGGTCACCGTGCTGAGTCCGCGCCTGTCCCCGGACGGTCAGCGCATCACCTACATCAGCTTCAAGGACGGCACGCCGCATATCCGCATCATGGATCTCGACGGCGGCAACGACCGTCCGCTGCTTCAGCAGGGCGCGATGAGCTTCGCACCGGCCTTCTCGCCGGACGGCGGACGCATTGCCTTCTCGCTCGCGGCGGACGGCAATACCGACATCTATGTCGTGAACTCAAACGGCGGTCGGCCACAGCGCCTTACCACGACGCCCGGTATCGACACGGCCCCTAGCTTCTCGCCCGACGGCAAGCAGATCGTCTTCGAAAGCGATCGCGGCGGCGCGCAGCAGCTGTACATCATGGACGCCGACGGTTCGGGCCAGCGTCGGCTAAGCTTCGGCAGCGGCGGATACGGCTCACCGACGTGGAGCCCGCGCGGCGACCTGATTGCCTTCTCCAAGTGGACAGGCTCGGCGCTGCGGATCGGCGTCATGAACGTCAACGGCAGCGGCGAGAAACTGGTCACAGACGGCTGGCAGGACGAGGGGCCGAGTTGGGCGCCCGACGGCGAGTTCCTGGTCTTCGAGCGCTCGCAGCAGGGCAGCGGCACGGCCGGCGTCTACACGGTCGACCTGGTCGGTAGCCCGCCGACGCACCTCGCCATCCCGCAACCGGGTTCCGACCCCGACTGGTCGGGAGCTTCCGAATGA
- a CDS encoding OmpA family protein yields MNRALLLIAMFVAAPLSAQPMPYPQPPYPQQQGPYPGLPPMLSLPALKADFVAKAGSDTVRFGRDSYVLTPQSQTVLTAQAQWLLANPYVSVTIEGHADGRQTRDYALALGERRAAAVRNFLIASGVMPQQIEIVSWGKERPAVAAAHDATWLQNSRAVTVLKQPPMPQFWSPQQPGQQWPPQQPQQQPPIYR; encoded by the coding sequence ATGAACCGCGCTTTGCTTCTTATCGCCATGTTCGTAGCGGCTCCGCTGTCGGCGCAGCCAATGCCTTATCCGCAGCCGCCTTATCCGCAGCAGCAAGGGCCGTATCCGGGCTTGCCGCCGATGCTGTCCCTGCCCGCTCTCAAGGCGGACTTCGTTGCCAAGGCGGGGTCGGACACGGTGCGCTTCGGGCGGGATTCCTATGTGCTGACGCCGCAGTCGCAAACGGTGCTGACGGCCCAGGCGCAATGGCTGCTCGCCAATCCCTACGTGAGCGTGACGATCGAAGGTCATGCCGACGGCCGCCAGACGCGCGACTATGCGCTGGCGCTCGGCGAGCGGCGCGCAGCCGCAGTTCGCAATTTCCTGATCGCCTCAGGCGTGATGCCGCAGCAAATCGAAATCGTCAGCTGGGGCAAGGAGCGGCCGGCGGTTGCTGCCGCGCACGATGCGACCTGGCTGCAGAACAGCCGCGCGGTCACCGTCTTGAAGCAGCCGCCGATGCCGCAGTTCTGGTCACCGCAGCAGCCCGGTCAGCAGTGGCCGCCGCAGCAACCGCAGCAGCAGCCACCGATCTATCGTTAA
- a CDS encoding SEL1-like repeat protein yields MGAISQKSAEFFLRSRLADAEAGDVDALFELGVTYSTGRSGVTVDLIEAHKWFNLAALNGCTRGQQCRAEIAIEMTAREIAEAQRQARSWLGSHQRYAA; encoded by the coding sequence GTGGGTGCAATCAGTCAGAAAAGCGCGGAGTTCTTTCTTCGCAGCCGCCTCGCCGATGCCGAGGCCGGCGATGTCGATGCTTTGTTCGAGCTCGGCGTGACCTATTCGACCGGACGCAGCGGCGTGACGGTCGATCTCATCGAAGCGCACAAGTGGTTCAATCTCGCCGCTCTCAATGGCTGCACGCGTGGACAGCAGTGCCGTGCCGAGATCGCGATCGAGATGACCGCCCGCGAGATTGCCGAAGCGCAGCGCCAGGCTCGGTCCTGGCTCGGTTCGCACCAGCGCTACGCCGCTTAA
- the panC gene encoding pantoate--beta-alanine ligase, translated as MQSIREADQLPAALIALRAGGKSLALVPTMGALHPGHMALIEEAKRRADRVAATIFVNPLQFGANEDLDRYPRQEEQDARMLEEAGCDLLWLPRGEDIYPPGFATTVSVKGLSDRWEGEARPGHFDGVATVVAKLLCAVRPDIALFGEKDFQQLAVIRRMTQDLQLGVEILGVPTVRDAAGLALSSRNAYLSADERERALALPRALNEAATHIREGVPVADALSSAKDSLGAAGFSTIDYVALVNALTLEPLEAPVGPMRLIAAAKIGTTRLIDNIAVEV; from the coding sequence TTGCAATCAATCCGTGAGGCCGATCAGCTTCCCGCCGCACTTATCGCGTTGCGCGCAGGGGGAAAAAGCCTGGCGCTGGTCCCGACCATGGGGGCACTTCACCCCGGCCACATGGCATTGATCGAAGAGGCGAAGCGGCGAGCTGATCGGGTTGCTGCGACGATCTTCGTCAATCCCCTTCAGTTTGGCGCAAACGAGGACCTCGACCGCTATCCGCGGCAGGAGGAGCAGGACGCGCGCATGCTGGAGGAGGCAGGGTGCGACCTTCTGTGGTTGCCACGAGGCGAGGACATCTATCCCCCGGGCTTCGCGACGACCGTCAGCGTGAAGGGGCTCAGCGACCGCTGGGAGGGCGAAGCAAGGCCCGGACATTTCGATGGTGTCGCGACGGTCGTGGCGAAGCTGCTGTGCGCCGTCCGGCCCGACATCGCACTGTTCGGCGAAAAGGATTTTCAGCAGCTCGCGGTGATCCGGCGGATGACGCAGGACCTTCAGCTCGGCGTGGAGATCCTCGGGGTGCCGACAGTGCGGGATGCTGCCGGCCTCGCGCTCTCGTCCCGAAATGCCTACCTCTCGGCGGATGAGCGCGAGCGCGCCCTTGCCCTGCCCAGGGCGCTAAACGAGGCGGCGACACATATCCGCGAAGGCGTTCCGGTTGCCGATGCGCTCAGTTCCGCCAAGGACAGTCTCGGCGCTGCCGGCTTCTCGACCATCGATTACGTCGCGCTCGTCAACGCGCTGACTCTCGAACCGCTGGAAGCGCCGGTAGGCCCGATGCGGCTGATCGCCGCTGCAAAAATCGGCACCACGCGGCTCATCGACAATATCGCCGTCGAGGTGTGA
- a CDS encoding division plane positioning ATPase MipZ — translation MSQPHFIVFANEKGGTGKSTTAVHTAIALAATGHRVGALDLDSRQRTMTRYLENRDATMRRLNDRLPQAKYRVFEGDSLEGLELALTELSEEVDVIVIDTPGRDDPLARAAILKADTLVTPMNDSFVDLDLIGQVHPENYKITRPSFYAELIWNSRTQRAKNTGKSVDWVVLRNRLQHIESHNLKRVGAALDELARRVGFRVIPGLGERVIYRELFPKGLTLLDMKQIGDVGLGHITARQELREMIAGLGIPGAEEEHKLAATG, via the coding sequence ATGTCCCAGCCACATTTCATCGTCTTCGCCAATGAGAAGGGCGGAACCGGCAAGTCGACGACTGCCGTCCACACCGCCATCGCCCTCGCCGCTACCGGCCACCGCGTCGGAGCGCTCGATCTCGACAGCCGCCAGCGGACCATGACGCGCTATCTCGAGAACCGCGATGCGACCATGCGGCGGCTGAACGACCGCCTGCCCCAGGCGAAGTATCGCGTGTTCGAAGGCGACAGCCTTGAGGGGTTGGAGCTCGCGCTCACCGAGCTCAGCGAAGAGGTCGACGTTATCGTCATCGACACGCCCGGCCGCGACGATCCGCTCGCCCGCGCTGCGATCCTCAAGGCCGACACGCTCGTCACGCCGATGAACGACAGCTTCGTCGACCTCGACCTGATCGGGCAGGTCCACCCGGAGAATTACAAGATCACGCGGCCGAGCTTCTATGCCGAGCTGATCTGGAACAGCCGCACCCAGCGCGCGAAGAACACCGGCAAGAGCGTCGACTGGGTCGTGCTGCGGAACCGCCTGCAGCATATCGAGAGCCACAATTTGAAGCGCGTCGGCGCCGCGCTCGACGAGCTCGCCCGCCGCGTCGGCTTCCGCGTCATCCCGGGCCTTGGCGAACGCGTGATCTACCGTGAGCTGTTCCCCAAGGGTCTGACCCTGCTCGACATGAAGCAGATCGGCGACGTGGGCCTCGGCCACATCACGGCGCGGCAGGAATTGCGCGAGATGATCGCGGGTCTCGGAATTCCCGGGGCAGAAGAGGAACATAAGCTCGCGGCCACTGGCTAA
- the pgmG gene encoding phosphoglucomutase/phosphomannomutase PgmG, with protein sequence MSHTFDRTILREYDVRGVVGKTLNESDAYALGRSFAALAKGEGAKKLAVGRDGRTHSPQLEAALVRGLTEGGIDVIRTGVGPSPMLYFAVATLDVQGGIQVTGSHNPPEYNGFKMLLNGRSVFGEEIQRLGRAASAGEWSTGEGKVEETDIVDAYVDRLVEDFQGGTYRVGWDVGNGAAGPAVEKLIKKLPGEHFAIHTEVDGTFPNHHPDPTVEANLADLKALVAEKNLDFGIAFDGDADRIGAVDAKGRVVWGDQLVMILAEPVLKERPGATIIADVKASQILFDRIAELGGTPLMWKTGHSLIKSKMKDTNAPLAGEMSGHIFFKHRWYGFDDALYAGVRLIEAVDQSGKSLTEIMDEMPKSTATPEMRFPVDESRKFDVIGEVLERLSGNGARVDATDGARVMTDDGWWLLRASNTQDVLVARAEARDEAGLERLMKQIDDQLAQSGVERTASVGH encoded by the coding sequence ATGTCGCATACATTCGATCGAACCATCCTCCGCGAGTATGACGTCCGCGGAGTTGTCGGAAAAACGCTGAACGAGAGCGACGCGTATGCGCTCGGCCGCAGCTTCGCCGCGCTCGCCAAGGGCGAAGGCGCGAAGAAGCTGGCCGTGGGCCGCGACGGCCGCACCCACTCGCCCCAGCTGGAGGCCGCCCTCGTCCGTGGCCTGACCGAGGGCGGCATCGACGTGATCCGCACCGGCGTCGGCCCGAGCCCAATGCTCTATTTCGCGGTCGCCACGCTCGACGTGCAGGGCGGCATCCAGGTCACCGGAAGCCACAATCCTCCCGAATATAACGGCTTCAAGATGCTGCTGAACGGCCGCTCGGTGTTCGGCGAGGAAATCCAGCGGCTCGGCCGCGCCGCTTCCGCCGGCGAATGGTCGACGGGCGAAGGCAAGGTCGAAGAGACCGACATCGTCGACGCCTACGTCGACCGGCTGGTCGAGGACTTTCAGGGCGGCACGTATCGCGTCGGCTGGGACGTCGGGAACGGCGCCGCCGGACCGGCCGTCGAGAAGCTGATTAAGAAGCTGCCGGGCGAGCATTTTGCCATCCACACCGAGGTGGACGGCACCTTCCCGAACCACCATCCCGACCCGACGGTCGAAGCGAACCTCGCCGATCTGAAGGCGCTCGTGGCCGAAAAGAACCTCGACTTCGGCATCGCCTTCGACGGCGACGCGGACCGCATCGGCGCGGTAGACGCCAAGGGCCGCGTGGTCTGGGGCGACCAGCTGGTGATGATCCTTGCCGAGCCGGTCCTGAAGGAAAGACCGGGCGCGACCATCATCGCCGACGTGAAGGCCAGCCAGATCCTGTTCGACCGGATTGCCGAGCTCGGCGGGACGCCCCTGATGTGGAAGACCGGCCACAGCCTCATCAAGTCGAAGATGAAGGACACCAACGCTCCGCTCGCGGGCGAGATGAGCGGCCACATCTTCTTCAAGCACCGCTGGTACGGCTTCGACGACGCGCTCTACGCGGGCGTCCGCCTGATCGAAGCGGTCGACCAGTCGGGCAAGTCGCTGACCGAGATCATGGACGAGATGCCGAAATCCACCGCGACGCCTGAAATGCGTTTCCCGGTCGACGAGAGCCGCAAATTCGACGTCATCGGGGAGGTGCTGGAGCGCTTGTCAGGCAACGGCGCGCGCGTCGACGCCACCGACGGCGCCCGCGTGATGACCGACGACGGCTGGTGGCTGCTGCGCGCTTCGAACACGCAGGACGTGCTAGTCGCTCGTGCCGAGGCGCGTGACGAAGCGGGTCTCGAGCGCCTGATGAAGCAGATCGACGACCAGCTCGCCCAGTCGGGCGTGGAGCGCACCGCGAGCGTCGGCCACTAG
- a CDS encoding winged helix-turn-helix domain-containing protein, translating to MSSGSFRFEAFSLDPQDRQLRRGSETVELNGRYLDALALLVSEQGRLVPKTRFMDEIWRGVPVTDEALTQCIRTLRKQLGDDAGNPRFIETVPKHGYRFIAPVERVEGQGSRPIAVADASSEEFVRLGLAGTTGGLIAGAVGGLFYGLAGNSEGMGTLSVLLVLLTITTTVATIGATGVSFGIAAARRVTRRPWQWAIIGGAFGGLVVGGIVKLLGSDASNLFLGQAPGDITGPAEGGVLGAAVGLAAWLTIWRAGRPRLRRGAGIGAVTGGFAGLVIALLGRPMMGGSLERLAQSFPHSRLRIDQVGHLFGESGFGPVTQTVTSMLEGALFGACVVGAMIVAERGSKRAR from the coding sequence ATGAGTTCCGGCAGTTTCCGCTTCGAAGCCTTCTCGCTCGACCCGCAGGATCGCCAGCTCAGGCGCGGTAGCGAGACGGTCGAGCTGAACGGTCGCTACCTGGATGCCCTCGCATTGCTGGTGAGCGAGCAGGGCAGGCTGGTGCCGAAGACGCGCTTCATGGACGAGATCTGGCGCGGCGTGCCGGTGACGGACGAGGCGCTGACCCAGTGCATCCGGACTCTGCGCAAGCAGCTTGGCGACGACGCGGGCAATCCGCGCTTCATCGAAACGGTGCCGAAGCATGGGTACAGGTTCATCGCGCCCGTGGAGCGCGTTGAGGGTCAGGGCAGCCGTCCAATTGCAGTCGCTGATGCATCGTCGGAAGAGTTCGTCCGGTTGGGACTGGCTGGCACGACGGGCGGCCTAATCGCCGGAGCGGTCGGCGGTCTGTTTTACGGCTTGGCGGGCAATTCCGAGGGCATGGGCACGCTATCCGTACTGCTGGTGCTCCTGACGATTACGACCACAGTCGCGACAATTGGAGCGACGGGCGTCTCATTCGGGATCGCCGCCGCGCGCCGGGTGACGCGTCGGCCATGGCAGTGGGCGATCATTGGCGGCGCCTTCGGCGGCCTTGTCGTCGGCGGCATCGTGAAGCTGCTGGGCAGCGACGCATCCAATCTCTTCCTTGGCCAAGCGCCCGGCGACATCACCGGACCGGCGGAAGGCGGGGTGCTCGGCGCCGCTGTCGGTCTCGCGGCCTGGCTGACGATCTGGAGAGCGGGAAGGCCGCGGCTGCGCAGGGGCGCGGGCATCGGTGCCGTCACAGGCGGCTTCGCCGGCCTCGTCATCGCGCTCCTCGGGCGGCCGATGATGGGCGGAAGCCTGGAGCGGCTCGCTCAAAGTTTTCCGCACTCGCGACTCCGCATCGATCAGGTCGGCCACCTGTTCGGCGAAAGCGGCTTCGGCCCAGTCACTCAGACGGTGACCAGCATGCTCGAAGGCGCGCTGTTCGGCGCCTGCGTGGTCGGGGCGATGATCGTGGCTGAACGGGGCTCGAAGAGAGCTCGCTAG
- a CDS encoding transporter substrate-binding domain-containing protein, whose protein sequence is MFLDERTIATALLSFVSAACSIPKDPEGTSERIASTHELRVGVTDNPPWVSATHGEPGGIEAELVRKFAKSVHADVLWTTGSESVLVEALKRHELDVVIGGFEKRTQWSSQAGITQPFAKDADGKKHVFLAAPGENGFILNLDRFLTERQRDSGGAS, encoded by the coding sequence ATGTTCCTGGACGAGCGTACAATTGCGACCGCGCTGCTCTCTTTCGTGTCGGCGGCGTGCAGCATCCCGAAGGACCCTGAAGGCACGAGCGAGCGCATCGCCTCGACTCATGAGCTTCGCGTCGGCGTCACGGACAATCCGCCGTGGGTCAGCGCCACTCACGGTGAACCTGGCGGGATCGAGGCGGAGCTCGTGCGAAAGTTTGCCAAGAGCGTCCATGCCGATGTTCTGTGGACCACCGGCAGCGAGAGCGTGCTCGTAGAGGCTTTGAAGCGGCATGAGCTCGATGTGGTGATCGGCGGCTTCGAGAAGCGAACCCAATGGAGCTCGCAGGCCGGGATCACGCAACCTTTTGCGAAGGACGCCGATGGGAAGAAACATGTCTTCCTCGCGGCGCCTGGAGAGAACGGCTTCATCCTCAATCTCGATCGCTTCCTGACCGAGCGCCAGCGCGATTCGGGAGGCGCGTCTTGA
- a CDS encoding cation diffusion facilitator family transporter encodes MKSLPAHPEAEAELKKAHRLAWLTLLYNCTAIAMLFVVMGGSQALKTELTGELLSFIPPVLFLVGDRISRREPNERYPFGYERAVSAGYVGSAVALLGVGAYLLVDGAMKLVMQEHPTIGGFPIFGHVIWTGWLAYGVLLWSAIPAFFLGRAKRRAAETLHDKTLAADAEINTADWQSATAAMIGITGVGLGYWWTDSVAAVLISLEIIRSGWSELRTSLGDIADRRPLALTVEGRRTPARHARAIAAPAEMGERRGRPSSRTWP; translated from the coding sequence TTGAAAAGCCTTCCGGCCCATCCCGAAGCGGAAGCGGAGCTGAAAAAGGCGCACCGCCTCGCCTGGCTGACGCTACTCTACAATTGCACAGCCATTGCGATGCTCTTCGTGGTGATGGGCGGCTCGCAAGCCCTCAAGACGGAGCTAACCGGGGAGCTGCTCAGCTTCATTCCGCCGGTGCTTTTTCTCGTCGGCGACAGGATCAGCCGCCGCGAGCCCAACGAGCGATATCCCTTCGGATACGAGCGCGCCGTCAGTGCAGGCTACGTGGGCTCGGCTGTCGCTTTGCTCGGCGTCGGGGCATACCTGCTCGTGGACGGCGCGATGAAGCTGGTGATGCAGGAGCATCCAACCATCGGAGGCTTCCCTATATTCGGCCACGTCATTTGGACCGGTTGGCTCGCCTACGGAGTCCTCCTATGGAGCGCGATCCCCGCGTTCTTCCTAGGCCGGGCCAAGCGGCGGGCAGCCGAGACACTCCACGACAAGACCCTCGCTGCGGACGCCGAGATCAACACTGCAGACTGGCAGAGCGCCACCGCGGCCATGATCGGGATCACCGGTGTCGGTCTGGGCTATTGGTGGACGGACTCCGTCGCAGCCGTGCTGATTTCGCTCGAGATCATCCGCAGCGGCTGGTCCGAATTGAGGACGTCGCTCGGCGACATCGCCGACCGCAGGCCTCTCGCCCTAACTGTCGAAGGACGAAGAACCCCTGCCCGACATGCTCGCGCAATCGCTGCGCCGGCGGAAATGGGTGAAAGACGTGGTCGTCCGAGTTCGCGAACGTGGCCGTGA
- a CDS encoding ligase-associated DNA damage response exonuclease, giving the protein MARLGSWIEPFPEGIYVRPADAWIDPSQRKERALVTHGHADHARGGHSRVWATPETLAIMGVRYGDQNGVPMAYGESVRIGEVDVTFVPAGHVLGSAQIVLDHAGERIVVSGDYKRREDPTCAPFEPVPCDIFITEATFGLPVFRHPDTGSEIDRLLHRLHSDPSRSVLVGAYALGKAQRVITELRRRGHEQPIYYHGAVERLCRLYEELGVSLGEMRHCAGVPKQEMAGHIVIAPPSALNDRWSRRLPDPVTAMASGWMRIRQRARQSNIELPLVISDHADWDELTCTIRELQPREVWITHGREEALKHWCMLHQIKARELNLVGYEDEDD; this is encoded by the coding sequence ATGGCGCGCCTCGGTTCCTGGATAGAGCCTTTTCCGGAGGGCATCTACGTTCGCCCGGCGGACGCGTGGATCGATCCTTCGCAGCGCAAGGAGCGCGCGCTCGTCACTCACGGACATGCGGATCACGCGCGCGGCGGACACTCGCGCGTCTGGGCGACGCCGGAGACCTTGGCGATCATGGGCGTGCGCTATGGCGACCAGAACGGCGTGCCGATGGCCTATGGCGAAAGCGTGCGCATCGGCGAGGTCGACGTGACCTTCGTTCCGGCCGGTCACGTGCTCGGGTCTGCGCAGATCGTGCTCGACCATGCGGGGGAGCGGATCGTCGTATCAGGCGACTACAAGCGCCGCGAGGACCCGACCTGCGCGCCGTTCGAGCCGGTGCCGTGCGACATCTTCATCACCGAGGCGACCTTCGGGCTGCCGGTGTTCCGCCACCCAGACACCGGCAGCGAGATCGACAGGCTCCTTCACCGCCTGCATTCCGATCCATCGCGGTCGGTGCTGGTCGGAGCCTATGCGCTCGGAAAGGCGCAGCGGGTCATCACCGAGCTTCGGCGGCGTGGGCACGAGCAGCCGATCTATTATCACGGCGCCGTCGAGCGCCTGTGCCGGCTCTATGAGGAACTGGGCGTGTCGCTGGGCGAGATGCGCCATTGCGCGGGCGTTCCGAAGCAAGAGATGGCGGGCCACATCGTCATCGCTCCGCCGTCCGCCCTCAACGACCGCTGGTCGCGGCGCCTGCCGGACCCCGTGACGGCGATGGCATCCGGCTGGATGCGCATCCGCCAGCGTGCTCGGCAGTCGAACATCGAGCTGCCCCTCGTGATCTCTGACCATGCCGACTGGGACGAGCTGACCTGCACCATCCGAGAGCTCCAGCCGCGCGAGGTGTGGATCACGCACGGTCGCGAGGAAGCGCTGAAGCACTGGTGCATGCTCCACCAGATCAAGGCGCGGGAGCTGAACCTCGTCGGCTACGAAGACGAGGACGATTGA